DNA sequence from the Oceanipulchritudo coccoides genome:
AGCGTCCGAGATTTTCCGCATGCGTGCCGATATCCCCGATGCAACTGGAGGCTCCCGCTTTCGTCGGGTCGGTCCGCCAGGCCGCCTGCTTCTGGCCCTCCGCATCGATGTTCTTGATCAGCCAGCCCTGTGGATACTCGGCGACAATCTTCAGTATCTTCCCGAGCTTGCCGGATTTAACCAGCTGACGAGCCTCCTTGACCATCGGATAGCCCGTATAGTTGTGCGTCAGGGCGAAGACTTTTCCGGATTTTTCGACAATCTCCTTCAGCATCACGGCCTCTTCGACATCAAATGTCATCGGCTTGTCGCAGACAACATGGAAGCCTGCCTCAAGAAAGCATTTGGCGACCGGAAAATGCATGTGGTTCGGCGTGACAATCGAGACAAAGTCGATGCGCTCCTCCTCTGGAAGAGCCGCCTCCTTCGCGGCCATTTCCTCGTAGCTGCCGTAGACCCGGGATGGATCAAGGAATAGATCCTCACCACTCAAGCGCGACTTCTCAGGATCGGAGGAAAAGGCACCTGCCACCAGTTCAATCTGCCCGTCAAGATTGGCCGCCATGCGGTGTACCGCACCAATGAAGGCATCCCGTCCTCCCCCAACCATTCCCATGCGTAGTTTGCGATTCATATCAAGTCTCCTGAATGGCGGAATGCGCTACTGGTTGCTTTTATCAAAGGCCGCGTCGAAAGCGATCCGGTTCGGGGGAAAATCCACACTCCGGACAAACATGCAGGCCTCCTCTGCTCCATGGATACGATCCATGCGTCCATCTTCCCATTCGACAGAGAGCGGCCCCGTGTACCCAATATCGTTCAAGGCGACAATGATCTCCTCGAAGTCGATATCGCCATGCCCAAGGGAGCGAAAATCCCAGTAGCGGCGCGGATCCGTGAACTCGGTATGCCCCCCGAACACGCCCACTGACCCATCCCCGCGATTCCACCAGACGTCCTTCATGTGGACGTGATAGATCCGCTCGAACATGTCGCGGATGAACTTCACATAATCGACACCCTGGTAGCCAAGGTGGCTGGGATCATAGTTGAATCCAAAGCGCTTGTGTCCGTTGATGGCCTCAAGAGCCCGTTCGGAGCTGGCGATATCAAAGGCAATCTCGGTTGGATGGACCTCAAGGGCGAAATTCACATCCTCTTCCTCGAAAACATCCAGGATCGGCAACCAGCGCTTGGCGAAATCCTCAAATCCCTTGTCGAGGTAGTCCTGGCTTGTTGGCGGAAAGGCGTACAACGCATGCCAGATGGAGGAGCCGGTGAAGCCGTTGACCACAGGCGGAAGGACCTGCTCGTCCGGTCGGGCATCGAAAAACTTTCTCGCGGCGCGCGCGGTGGCTTTCATTTCCTCCGCAGCGCGTTGGCGCACGCCTTCAGGATCACCGTCACCCCAGACACTGTCGGGAAGGATTGCTTTGTGCCGTTCATCGATGAGGTCGCAGACCGCCTGCCCTACAAGGTGCGCGGAAATAGCGTGGCAGGTCAGTCCGTGCTTCTGGAGTAATTCCCATTTTGCCGGGATGTAAGCCTCATCCGAAAGGGCTTTGCTGACATCAAAGTGATCGCCCCAACAGGCCAGTTCAACCCCGTCATAGCCCATATCGGCTACGAGCGGGAGCAGTTCTACCAGG
Encoded proteins:
- a CDS encoding Gfo/Idh/MocA family protein; translated protein: MNRKLRMGMVGGGRDAFIGAVHRMAANLDGQIELVAGAFSSDPEKSRLSGEDLFLDPSRVYGSYEEMAAKEAALPEEERIDFVSIVTPNHMHFPVAKCFLEAGFHVVCDKPMTFDVEEAVMLKEIVEKSGKVFALTHNYTGYPMVKEARQLVKSGKLGKILKIVAEYPQGWLIKNIDAEGQKQAAWRTDPTKAGASSCIGDIGTHAENLGRYITGLELEAVCAEFTSFVPGRKLEDDGNILVRYKGGAKGVLYASQVSVGEENSLTIRVYGEKASLEWKQEYPNDLLMKYPEAPRELLRRGNPYLSEEANKFSRIPAGHPEAFIEAFANIYLEAARAIRDAVEGVSVGGPYDFPTVDDGVEGMRFIQTAVNSAKAEAWTRFER
- a CDS encoding sugar phosphate isomerase/epimerase family protein; this translates as MSRDVTLFTGQWADLPLVELLPLVADMGYDGVELACWGDHFDVSKALSDEAYIPAKWELLQKHGLTCHAISAHLVGQAVCDLIDERHKAILPDSVWGDGDPEGVRQRAAEEMKATARAARKFFDARPDEQVLPPVVNGFTGSSIWHALYAFPPTSQDYLDKGFEDFAKRWLPILDVFEEEDVNFALEVHPTEIAFDIASSERALEAINGHKRFGFNYDPSHLGYQGVDYVKFIRDMFERIYHVHMKDVWWNRGDGSVGVFGGHTEFTDPRRYWDFRSLGHGDIDFEEIIVALNDIGYTGPLSVEWEDGRMDRIHGAEEACMFVRSVDFPPNRIAFDAAFDKSNQ